The following nucleotide sequence is from Labeo rohita strain BAU-BD-2019 chromosome 3, IGBB_LRoh.1.0, whole genome shotgun sequence.
aaatctttaatgtgactcgggaagaacaagtcgtctcggggagtgattcatttacTCATGCATGCGCagcatcctattaggttctgtactggaattagttcacccgtatcgagtctttgggtttttcgagtcgttcgttcatcttatggggtggtcacatgatgaacgaacgactcaaacccgaagactcaagagatgaactaatcaattctttttctggCTCACACGGCATTGTTTGAgtttatggggctgtcacgttatgaacgaacgactcaaacctgaaaacttgtcagatcagaggtgaggtgagctaatcatacaCCGAAGACTCAgctaaacaatgaatgaatcttttctgtttcttacagcattatagttttgtcttgtttgtagtgtgatcaacatttgtgtaagcagtagatgtgttagggaagtaacacgtaacattttaattatattttgccaAAATTAACGAAGTTCACTAGTGTAAGTGTGCTCTCAGAAAACTGGAGAATTGAGCTCTCCTTTGCGTCGTTCAATGTATCCATGTCTGCTCTTCTCATACTCCtagatattgacatttttaaacgTTTCATGAGATGTGCAGCAAATGTATGCTAACTTATGTCCCACCGGATAGATCAATAGGCTATGATACAGTTCATATGTACGCATCTAACCTCCTAACCATACAGCAGATTCGTTCTAAATGAAACTCTTCCCAAATCAACCCTCCCTAACATTTTCATCTTGTTGTTATTCGTTGACGAAAATGTCAGCCGATTTTCGTcacagtttttgtcattcaaaatgagtttttatttcGTTATAGTCTCATTTTTGTcagtgaaaaaaatctaaattatcaCTGGTTGGCACTTACATGTACTTTAGGCTAATTTGCCAAGATAGATTGGAATAAACCGCTAAATGATTTATCAACACTCTTAACGTGATACTGCAGGTTGAACTTACCGCCTTCTCATACTCAGCAATACGAGCCTTAGATGCTTCCATATAAGCAGCTGCGGTTTTGTTCTGAAATACATCAAGAGACACAACATAAATGATatgcaaataacaaaaaaaactactgaTACAACCAGTTATTACAAGAATAACGCCCTGGATTTGGCCTAGTACAGTGAAACTACATGCATTTACACAATGATATATTGATCTGCCTTTAAAATGATCAAGTTTAAATCAAAATTCTGATCTCATCTTCAatcattaatttacattatcaTTATGACTCAAATTTTCAGTGAAGTGTTAAAATGTCTAACATAATTGTggaaaatgttgttgtttattaccACGTGTTGTTATAGATGcacataaataaaaaggaatatctttgtgtttatttaatgcatAAGAGTTTAGAAAGCATGCAttgtttactaaaaaaaataaatcaaataggTTACAGTGGCTGTTGAGTTAATATGATAGCTTCCCCGACGGCACCTTTGAAACCAATTCAgagcaaatacataaataccaAAAACATTAGCTAAAACAGAACAACTTAAGTGTGTGGAGAGACTCACAGCATCCTGCTCCTGGGCATCGATCTTTGTTGTCTGAGTGTCCACTGGCTCAGGGACCGTCAATGCAGCGAACTGTAGATTGAGAAACGAAAAAAGAAGCCTATAAGACACAcagcagaacaaaaattgaaagaaaagagaaagagaaactgAGAAATCACTGGATCTCACCTTCTTCTCAAACTCATCCACCATGCCTGCTTTGGCCACAACACTCCTGTAGTAACTCCAGTCAATGGGAGCTGGTTTCTCTGGTAAGGATGCAAGTCTGCAAGTAAAAACAGTTtagcacaaaatataaatgacttGTTTGATAAATGTCTGTCTCTGTAACTTGCGAAATCTGTATCTAAATCCCGTATTCCAGCACCTATACACACTAGCAGtaaaaatttgtaatatttaatattttaatattttgaaagacaactcttatgctcaccaatgctAGGTTCATGTAATCAAATCTACAgtaaatcagtaatattgtgaaatattattacaacttaaaacaacttttctactttaattaaaaattcaaacGCAACTTATTCGTATGACACAaagctttatttaaaattttcagcatcgttactcaggctgcgtccgaaaacctagtcagctgacttgctgcctcgctgccttatcaggcaGTGACTTCGAAGGCTGCGAAGGCAACTCTAGAAACCGTTTCGGACGgacttcagaggcagcagaacgtgacgccgttgctaggttacctaacggttaAGTTGTAGAATTCGTAGAAAAATGATCTTATACacttatatataaatgctttaataatacataaagacctcaATGTCATTACCCACCGAAGGTCTGTGCGTCGGAAAAGACGACTGAGAATGGCAGCtactttttgcttaaataaataaaagcactgatgcaagtaatattgcagaacaggtcattgttattagtggctgtttcgttattattggtagtatattgtaaatattattcttattcactactcatttgaacccttttaacattttattaaatactattattacaaacaatgttatttattatgctttttacactattacgattaataaagaatatcatggtcaagatctcatctattatataaagtaacaagtctaatttcatcagaatatctttatttatatagcctatatgacgcacacgcacaggattgtgggaaatcgaaggcagcgaaggatacatctatgctgccttcaaaattccatcagaagaaggtacctccgaagacaggaagtgaagcagaattagaattcggacgtgccttgatgccttcctgccttggaatgctacctccgaaggcagcattttagagctttcggacgcagcctcagtcttcagtgtcacctgatcctttagatattattctaatatgctgatttttggcAAGTTATTAACAATGGCTTGTATCAtcataatttgaaataaaaatattgtgtagcattacaaatgtctttactatcacttttgatcaatttatttttgtgtccttgatgattaaaaagtattaatccTAAATGGTAGTGCatcacaatttccacaaaaatattaagcagcacaacttatttttttgaagcagcaaatcagcatattggaaattaattacatttttaaatgcattcaaatagaaaacttgtaatattCCCCAATATGCTGAATTGCAAAGCATCACAATATTACAACTACAGTTACatcagaaaataacatttttgtccaATATTATCTAGAAAAACAGAACTGGCTATGACTGGACTGAGACAAACTTTGAAACCAGCCTTTgtagaaaaatatttgaaactTCCACAAGTACTGACTTAATaatatgagagaaaaaaaaaaagttaaataatgcattaacagCTTTAGTGAAGGTTTTCACTAAAGCCCATACAGTCCACCATACAGTTAAACACAGTTCGAGACAGTCCATTGACCTGCACCTGACCTATGGTGTTTTGCTCAAGGGCACAATTATGTATCGCCCCTAgctaggttaaaaaaaaaaaaaatccaaaataaaaaaaatcagcatagcTTTGAAACCACTGAAACCACTATGTgctaaaaaaaactgtgtagCTCGTGTGCTTCATGTGGCGCAGAAGACAGACTCACTTTGCTGCAATGGAATCGCTGCGGGTCTTCAAGCTGTTGAACATGGCTCTCTGGTTCGGTGGCACCCTCTCCGCAAAAACCACCCAGTCAATGGCCTTTATAGCTGCACGGCGACCTGCCATCTTTCTGCTCCTGTCAAAACATTTAATGCAGACATAGTTATTAACAATGAGAAAGATATTTCACAAGTTTAACAAACTGGACCAACTGCACGCAAAGAAAATTGTCGGGTCAGCTGATGTAATAAGACTTTAAATATtcatacaatatttaatattctcaTTTTTGAAGCCAAGCACTTAATTAATGTTTTCGAGCATATTCGACGTGTAACACATAATCAGTCACAGAATAGCGACATGCAGGCCTCCGGGTGGACTCTAACTTAGCGTactggaaaaacacaaaaaccgTTTCGCATTAAAAagctttcagaacaaaaatattttgcgtTTTTATCAGAAATTTGGTTAATAAGAACAACTGAAATGAAAGCCTTCTGTACACAAGTGAACAAGACAAGGTCAGCGTATGACTTACAGAAGATAATACACAAATATAACCACACAAAAACTGCGTAACTTCTCATAATCAAGAAAGATAAGGAGTTATGTTCGCtatttatgcaaataaaaacaatcagagTTGTAATATTTATCGAATGACTGAATTTAGACACGTACTTACTGCTCAAGGATCAAGCCGCTGCAATGACAGAAGCGTGATGGCTGCCGGAGAGCGGAAGCGCGGTTAAGAAAACAGCGCTCGATACTGACACCCAGCGGATTGGAGGAACGCTACGACACTGTGCGATGCATGTACGTACACTAGAGGGCACAAAAGAAAACTGACATAGCCTATCGTTATTGACTTACAGTTTGTGTTGATTTCAGGCCATCTAAACACTCGCCAAAAGCTGATAAAATTCACTTTTAGCAGATCATGATTAAAACAATAACTGTGACTAGCTTATATACTGATGGAACCAATGCTTACattttcaagtcaagtcaaccctggtgaaaaaaacagcatatgctggtaggtatgttttgatgctggaatgctggttaggtaggttttgatgctggtttaagctggttctttgctggtcatgttgctggtcaaggaccagcatgaaccagcaaaggaccagcataaaccagcatcaaaacatacactaccgttcaaaagtttggggtcagtaagacttgtaatagtcttaaaagaagtctcttatgctcatcaaggctgcacttatttgattaaaaatatagaaaaaaacagtaatattgcaaaatgtttttacaatataaaataatgttttttattttaacatactttaaaatagaatttattcctgtgatgaaaaggtgaatttttatcaactgttactccagtcttaagtgtcacatgatccttcagaaatcattctaatatgcggatttattattagaatgatcaatgttggataatatcaacagttgtgctgccaaatatttttttcaggattctttcatgaataacaagtttaaaaagtacagtgtttattcaaaatataaatattttataacaatgtaaattatttattattaacttttaataaacttttaattactaacttaatacatccttggtgaataaaagtattaatttcttaaaaaaaaaaaaaaaaaaaaaaaacaataaaaatgtactgaccccaaacttttgaacggtagtgtacctaccagcatatgctggttttttcaccagggaagtcaagtcaagtcaagctttattgtcattccactacatgtgtggacatacagtgaatgtcgaaatgaacgaaatgtcgtgtctcgcaggaccacggtgctacataaatatacataaatatgaacataaatacactagacgtagaaacaatttttaaacctatatatataactatacatatactataaataattgactatacatacacataacctaagacagactatacaagtagtttacataattgtgcatgataatgtgcagAAGAGGTATTTAAAAGTTAGGAAGCAAATAGTGCAAAATGATTTGTGGTGCGGtgacaaataaacatttgttaagtCTTTATTAGGTCCTTGTAACATGTTAATAAGGGTTAATAAGTGTCTGTTGtctagcccactcacctgtaGGTAGCACATGTAGTTATAGTTATGCTAATTGCTATGTCAACACAATAATCCATACAGTAGGCTACATCTGTCCAAAAAACACTTACATTTACagttacagtaaaatatatttatatttatacagacCTATTTAAAACCTTCCAGCAGAGACATCAGATAAGGTCAATACATGTTTTGAAAGAattgtttacatatttacacTAAACCTAACACCTTTCGGTGTTCAGCTGCCCTATGGCATGTTGTGTTGGCAAATTTGTTTCTCTAAGTGGATGACGCAAGTCTGCTTGTTTACTATTTTCAGACACAGGCATTTTGACCTGTGCTGGTCTTAAATTTCACCTGCCGTCTGCCTGTTTATGACTCTTATTGCTTTTTTGGGTCACTCTATGAAACAGGTCCCCTTTTCACTTTGAAAAAGTGAAGTAacttttagtatgtttttttttttttcatactgtactgAGATTATGTCTtcaaaaaggtacattttataTTAGCCTACAGGCTTGcactttataatatttattttgttacatttccATGCCTGAAAATATACAGGTAAAAACCAGTTAAAGAGAACACCCGTTTAAAAGGTTTACCTGACAGCCATCCGATGCTAGAGTACTTAATGCTGACCTCCGACACCACAAACTGTATAAAGGACAATCGTCAGTATCATTCAtgattaatatttgaatattgaaaaattatattaatgtattgaTCTCTTAACTGTAACATATCTAAACATGTATTAACCCATTCAGGCACAATTGTTATGTTAGAAACTCTATATTCTCATATGAAGCCAccttaacattaaattaatgatGCAACTATGAAATGCAtgtattttgtaacataaaatCTAGTTAGTAAATgaattatttgcttatttaatgAAGTAAtataatgctaaaatgtttttgataaaatattaaGAGTGCACgtgtctttaaataataataataataataataataataataataataataataatagtatgcacagataaa
It contains:
- the atp5pd gene encoding ATP synthase subunit d, mitochondrial — encoded protein: MAGRRAAIKAIDWVVFAERVPPNQRAMFNSLKTRSDSIAAKLASLPEKPAPIDWSYYRSVVAKAGMVDEFEKKFAALTVPEPVDTQTTKIDAQEQDANKTAAAYMEASKARIAEYEKALEKFRNMIPFDQMTIEDLNNTFPETKLDKAKHPYWPHKPIADL